From one Mytilus edulis chromosome 1, xbMytEdul2.2, whole genome shotgun sequence genomic stretch:
- the LOC139504615 gene encoding uncharacterized protein, giving the protein MASSKPIPCGPCQEGKVKTKADIWCYNCDEGLCSTCSDHHKRIKSSRDHKTIDIKSYKPSIQAIKTECDNHGQQLNLYCPSHLMPCCDECISTNHSNCIGIKSLAGVVEKTKIQKSKESVEKDINSILHLLDKVVNNKSTNIKTGEQQCEGIKKSFHKIREKINKHLDHLEKKLCQETNDLWDQEKSTARDFISECKEEKTKLKKIQEHLHRIETHTSKLHSFLGIHQLEQQVHQYQQYVENLEKDNRTKAFDIKLKQNHEIETILKKLRSLESLGDVTVDKTETDLNRETSVRRKAQVESRVQSNINNMTMNIETKIEIHINKDISDMICLMDGRVIVVEELGKVNLFTSDGKLQKQLPIPGGAWSATQINQNTIAITYPQETAIKIFNMENDTVTKVITLDKDCWGLSFYNNSLAVGLSSNEIRIIDLEGNTQKSIQVERKSDLEYIVYCNDRVIYSDDDGEAVYCYDESGKQIWRYTQDLTGPWGLCTDTYGNIIVVDCESNRIIVISRDGQDSKVLISKEDELEYPYCICFKHNESLGFICNFKGTYLAKFNLSSG; this is encoded by the coding sequence ATGGCAAGCAGTAAGCCTATACCATGTGGACCTTGTCAAGAAGGAAAAGTAAAGACTAAAGCTGACATCTGGTGTTACAATTGTGATGAAGGATTATGTTCAACATGTTCTGATCATCATAAAAGAATAAAATCATCTCGTGATCATAAAACTATTGATATCAAAAGCTATAAACCCTCCATCCAAGCTATCAAAACAGAATGCGACAACCATGGTCAACAACTCAACTTGTACTGTCCTAGTCATTTAATGCCTTGCTGTGATGAATGTATTTCTACCAACCATTCAAATTGTATAGGAATAAAAAGTTTGGCAGGTGTTGTGGAGAAAACTAAGATACAAAAATCCAAAGAATCTGTGGAGAAAGATATCAACTCCATCTTACATCTCTTGGATAAAGTGGTAAATAATAAATCAACAAACATCAAAACTGGAGAACAACAATGTGAAGGCATAAAGAAATCATTCCACAAAATTAGggagaaaataaataaacatttagatCACCTTGAGAAAAAGTTATGTCAAGAAACAAACGACCTCTGGGATCAGGAAAAATCAACAGCAAGAGATTTCATTTCTGAATGTAAAGAGGAAaagacaaaactaaaaaaaatacaagaacattTACATAGAATAGAAACACATACTTCAAAACTTCATTCATTTCTAGGCATACACCAGCTTGAACAACAAGTACACCAATATCAACAATATGTGGAAAATCTGGAAAAAGATAACAGGACAAAAGCTTTTGACATCAAATTGAAGCAAAATCATGAAATAGAAACCATACTAAAGAAATTAAGATCATTAGAATCCCTAGGAGATGTAACAGTTGATAAAACAGAAACAGACTTAAATAGAGAAACCAGTGTGAGGAGGAAAGCACAAGTAGAATCAAGAGTACAATCCAACATAAACAACATGACAATGAATATAGAGACAAAGATAGAGATCCACATAAACAAGGATATTAGTGACATGATTTGTCTGATGGATGGAAGAGTTATAGTAGTGGAAGAGCTTGGTAAAGTTAACCTATTTACTTCTGATGGTAAACTACAGAAACAGTTACCTATACCTGGTGGAGCCTGGAGTGCTACACAGATCAATCAGAACACTATAGCCATAACTTATCCTCAGGAGACAGCCATTAAGATCTTTAATATGGAGAATGACACAGTTACCAAAGTTATCACATTAGACAAAGATTGCTGGGGATTATCATTCTACAATAATTCTCTGGCTGTAGGTTTGAGTAGTAATGAAATCCGTATTATAGACTTGGAAGGAAATACACAGAAGTCAATACAAGTTGAGAGAAAATCAGACCTGGAGtacattgtttattgtaatgACAGAGTAATCTATAGTGATGATGATGGTGAAGCAGTATACTGTTATGATGAATCAGGTAAACAGATCTGGAGATATACACAGGACTTAACAGGACCATGGGGACTTTGTACAGATACATATGGTAACATTATTGTAGTAGACTGTGAATCTAATAGAATAATAGTTATATCAAGAGATGGACAGGATAGTAAAGTACTGATCAGTAAAGAGGATGAACTGGAGTATccttattgtatttgttttaaacataatgAGTCTTTGGGatttatttgtaatttcaaaGGCACATACTTGGCAAAATTCAATTTATCTTCTGGATGA